The following coding sequences lie in one Notolabrus celidotus isolate fNotCel1 chromosome 20, fNotCel1.pri, whole genome shotgun sequence genomic window:
- the ankrd54 gene encoding ankyrin repeat domain-containing protein 54, which produces MDGWSPINATASDNERSSSEGDYMVEPGPGGGAQEAAAADREQSPDGECVMEDGGSAAVGFGISGTGEGKVVLGRFGQRDEKELRYLHLLWEPGRAEGGPGGVTGKLGKMTGSRARRHHRTVRNLGPISQDVYAAKRLREAANSNDIDTVRKLLQDDIDPCVADDKGRTALHFSSCNGNEGIVQLLLSHGADPNQRDSLGNTPLHLAACTNHVPVITTLLRGGARVDALDRAGRTPMHLARSKLNILQEGDSRSLETLRGEVTQIIQMLREYLNSMGQSEATERLEHISTQLQHTRTKEQVDEVTDLLASFTSLSLQKQNLGDR; this is translated from the exons ATGGACGGGTGGAGCCCGATCAACGCCACAGCCTCGGATAACGAACGATCCAGCTCCGAGGGGGACTACATGGTGGAGCCCGGACCCGGAGGTGGAGCTCAGGAGGCGGCGGCGgcggacagagagcagagcccGGACGGGGAGTGTGTGATGGAGGACGGGGGCTCGGCTGCTGTGGGGTTCGGGATCAGTGGGACCGGGGAGGGGAAGGTGGTGCTGGGTCGGTTCGGACAGAGGGACGAGAAAGAACTCAGGTACCTGCACTTGTTGTGGGAGCCCGGGCGAGCTGAGGGGGGGCCCGGCGGGGTCACGGGCAAGCTGGGGAAGATGACGGGGAGCCGGGCCAGGAGGCACCACAGGACGGTCCGGAACCTCGGTCCCATCAGCCAGGACGTTTATG CTGCCAAGAGACTGAGGGAGGCAGCAAACAGCAACGACATCGACACAG TTCGAAAGCTCCTGCAGGACGACATAGACCCGTGTGttgcagacgacaagggaaggaCGGCTCTGCATTTCTCTTCCTGCAACGGCAACGAGGGCATCG TCCAACTGTTGCTGAGTCACGGCGCTGACCCCAACCAGCGAGACAGTCTGGGGAACACCCCCCTCCATCTGG cggCCTGTACCAACCACGTGCCTGTAATCACCACGCTGCTGAGAGGAG GAGCTCGCGTGGACGCCCTCGACCGAGCAGGCAGGACCCCGATGCACCTCGCTCGCTCTAAGCTCAACATCCTCCAGGAGGGAGATTCACGCAGCTTAGAGACGCTGAGAGGGGAAGTGACTCAG atTATTCAGATGCTGAGGGAATACCTGAACTCGATGGGTCAGAGTGAAGCTACAGAGAGGCTGGAGCACATTTCAACTCAGCTGCAGCACACACGCACCAAAGAACAG gTGGACGAAGTGACGGATTTATTGGCCAGTTTTACGTCACTCAGTCTACAGAAACAGAATTTGGGGGACAGGTAG
- the hmgxb4a gene encoding HMG domain-containing protein 4a isoform X1, which produces MAFEEIKNKGGMDLGMDGERGLVAGRSQREKRRSYKDLLREEEEIAAQVRKSSKKRPKDSELFMLGGDSHKKKKKHSDEYYYRDHDHSGPPPHKKKHKSADRSPTLSSPSTDTAMGLLQAITSPLATGSDPSPHLHKKPSYPSFSSHSSKDRKREGSGGGGGSKGSHSSHSRPMSSSSSSSKKHSSSSSKSSLFHGGAPKEEPLTLREADGLKMKLIMSPEKEEAESFPFTPHSSKGGGKKEKDRDRMQTSKAPKKKQDQGRDPLPVVGKEVEVEGHYGGGMGDDSSSSGGELEAGELVIDDSYTHLSKKKKKSKKSKKKKDKEKDRDKEKSGKDKKHSKGFGADSSRGHGHSHPTVTHSSVGPMYAMGTPVPQHHHQGNDGVPEKKKKKKEEKDREKHEKEKEKPKKKNMTAYQVFCKEYRVNINAEQPGLVFGELSKKLAEVWKAMPEKDKLVWRQKAQYLQHKQNKAEATTVKHKSASEGKTKVVGTGTGMVSPSRTPGTLSLSPARVPDVDPIDAAAHLQLLGESLSLIGHRLQETEGMVAVSGSLSVLLDSILCALGPLVCLTAQIPKLNGCPRTVLSNTLDNIAYIMPGL; this is translated from the exons ATGGCTTTTGAGGAGATCAAGAATAAAGGAGGAATGG aCCTGGGGATGGACGGAGAAAGAGGCCTGGTAGCGGGTCGCagccagagagagaagaggaggtcGTACAAAGACCTgctcagagaggaagaggagatcgCTGCTCAGGTCCGGAAGTCTTCAAAGAAACGTCCCAAG GATTCAGAGCTCTTCATGCTCGGAGGAGACTcgcacaagaagaagaagaaacacagtgACGAGTACTATTACAGAG ACCACGATCATTCAGGACCCCCACCTCATAAGAAGAAGCACAAGTCTGCAGACCGCTCCCCCACGCTCTCCTCCCCCTCGACGGACACGGCGATGGGTCTCCTGCAGGCCATCACCTCCCCTCTGGCCACAGGCTCCGACCCGAGCCCCCACCTGCACAAGAAACCCTCCTACCCCTCCTTCTCCTCGCACTCCTCCAAGGACCGCAAACGCGAGggcagcggcggcggcggtggAAGCAAAGGCAGCCACTCCTCTCACTCCCGCCCGAtgtcttcatcctcatcctcctccaagAAGcactcctcgtcctcctcgaAGTCGTCTCTCTTCCACGGCGGCGCCCCGAAGGAGGAGCCGCTGACGCTGCGCGAAGCCGACGGTCTGAAGATGAAGCTCATCATGTCACCGGAgaaggaggaagcagagagcTTCCCGTTCACGCCGCACTCGTCCAAAGGAGGcgggaagaaggagaaggatcGAGACAGGATGCAGACGTCGAAGGCGCCCAAGAAGAAACAGGATCAGGGTCGAGATCCGCTGCCGGTGGTCgggaaggaggtggaggtggaag GTCATTACGGCGGCGGCATGGGAGACGACAGCTCTTCATCAGGAGGCGAGCTGGAGGCCGGCGAGCTGGTCATAGACGATTCGTACACGCACCTGtcgaaaaagaagaagaagagcaaaaagagcaagaagaaaaaggataaagaaaaagacagagacaaggaGAAGAGTGGGAAGGACAAGAAGCACAGCAAAGGATTCGGAG CAGACTCGTCTCGAGGTCACGGCCACTCCCACCCCACCGTCACCCACAGCTCCGTCGGGCCGATGTACGCCATGGGCACGCCCGTCCCTCAGCACCACCACCAAGGCAACGATGGAgtaccagagaagaagaagaagaagaaggaggagaaggatcgGGAGAAACacgagaaggaaaaagaaaag CCCAAGAAGAAGAACATGACGGCGTACCAGGTGTTCTGTAAGGAGTACAGGGTCAACATCAACGCAGAGCAGCCTGGGCTCG TGTTTGGTGAGCTGAGTAAGAAGCTGGCAGAGGTCTGGAAGGCGATGCCTGAAAAAGACAAACTG GTGTGGAGGCAGAAAGCTCAGTacctgcagcacaaacagaacaaagccGAGGCCACCACAGTCAAACACAAGAGCGCCAGTGAGGGCAAGACCAAAG TCGTAGGAACAGGAACAGGGATGGTGTCTCCCAGCAGGACACCCGGcaccctgtctctgtctccggCTCGAGTCCCTGACGTGGATCCCATTGATGCCGCTGCTCACCTGCAGCTCCTGGGCGAGTCCCTGTCTCTGATTGGACACCGGCTACAGGAGACAGAG ggcATGGTGGCAGTGTCCGGGAGTCTGTCTGTTCTTCTGGACTCCATCCTCTGTGCACTGGGACCGCTGGTCTGTCTCACGGCTCAGATACCAAAGCTAAACGGGTGTCCTCGTACGGTCCTG TCTAACACGTTGGACAACATCGCCTACATCATGCCGGGTCTCTGA
- the hmgxb4a gene encoding HMG domain-containing protein 4a isoform X2 — MAFEEIKNKGGMDLGMDGERGLVAGRSQREKRRSYKDLLREEEEIAAQVRKSSKKRPKDSELFMLGGDSHKKKKKHSDEYYYRDHDHSGPPPHKKKHKSADRSPTLSSPSTDTAMGLLQAITSPLATGSDPSPHLHKKPSYPSFSSHSSKDRKREGSGGGGGSKGSHSSHSRPMSSSSSSSKKHSSSSSKSSLFHGGAPKEEPLTLREADGLKMKLIMSPEKEEAESFPFTPHSSKGGGKKEKDRDRMQTSKAPKKKQDQGRDPLPVVGKEVEVEGHYGGGMGDDSSSSGGELEAGELVIDDSYTHLSKKKKKSKKSKKKKDKEKDRDKEKSGKDKKHSKGFGDSSRGHGHSHPTVTHSSVGPMYAMGTPVPQHHHQGNDGVPEKKKKKKEEKDREKHEKEKEKPKKKNMTAYQVFCKEYRVNINAEQPGLVFGELSKKLAEVWKAMPEKDKLVWRQKAQYLQHKQNKAEATTVKHKSASEGKTKVVGTGTGMVSPSRTPGTLSLSPARVPDVDPIDAAAHLQLLGESLSLIGHRLQETEGMVAVSGSLSVLLDSILCALGPLVCLTAQIPKLNGCPRTVLSNTLDNIAYIMPGL; from the exons ATGGCTTTTGAGGAGATCAAGAATAAAGGAGGAATGG aCCTGGGGATGGACGGAGAAAGAGGCCTGGTAGCGGGTCGCagccagagagagaagaggaggtcGTACAAAGACCTgctcagagaggaagaggagatcgCTGCTCAGGTCCGGAAGTCTTCAAAGAAACGTCCCAAG GATTCAGAGCTCTTCATGCTCGGAGGAGACTcgcacaagaagaagaagaaacacagtgACGAGTACTATTACAGAG ACCACGATCATTCAGGACCCCCACCTCATAAGAAGAAGCACAAGTCTGCAGACCGCTCCCCCACGCTCTCCTCCCCCTCGACGGACACGGCGATGGGTCTCCTGCAGGCCATCACCTCCCCTCTGGCCACAGGCTCCGACCCGAGCCCCCACCTGCACAAGAAACCCTCCTACCCCTCCTTCTCCTCGCACTCCTCCAAGGACCGCAAACGCGAGggcagcggcggcggcggtggAAGCAAAGGCAGCCACTCCTCTCACTCCCGCCCGAtgtcttcatcctcatcctcctccaagAAGcactcctcgtcctcctcgaAGTCGTCTCTCTTCCACGGCGGCGCCCCGAAGGAGGAGCCGCTGACGCTGCGCGAAGCCGACGGTCTGAAGATGAAGCTCATCATGTCACCGGAgaaggaggaagcagagagcTTCCCGTTCACGCCGCACTCGTCCAAAGGAGGcgggaagaaggagaaggatcGAGACAGGATGCAGACGTCGAAGGCGCCCAAGAAGAAACAGGATCAGGGTCGAGATCCGCTGCCGGTGGTCgggaaggaggtggaggtggaag GTCATTACGGCGGCGGCATGGGAGACGACAGCTCTTCATCAGGAGGCGAGCTGGAGGCCGGCGAGCTGGTCATAGACGATTCGTACACGCACCTGtcgaaaaagaagaagaagagcaaaaagagcaagaagaaaaaggataaagaaaaagacagagacaaggaGAAGAGTGGGAAGGACAAGAAGCACAGCAAAGGATTCGGAG ACTCGTCTCGAGGTCACGGCCACTCCCACCCCACCGTCACCCACAGCTCCGTCGGGCCGATGTACGCCATGGGCACGCCCGTCCCTCAGCACCACCACCAAGGCAACGATGGAgtaccagagaagaagaagaagaagaaggaggagaaggatcgGGAGAAACacgagaaggaaaaagaaaag CCCAAGAAGAAGAACATGACGGCGTACCAGGTGTTCTGTAAGGAGTACAGGGTCAACATCAACGCAGAGCAGCCTGGGCTCG TGTTTGGTGAGCTGAGTAAGAAGCTGGCAGAGGTCTGGAAGGCGATGCCTGAAAAAGACAAACTG GTGTGGAGGCAGAAAGCTCAGTacctgcagcacaaacagaacaaagccGAGGCCACCACAGTCAAACACAAGAGCGCCAGTGAGGGCAAGACCAAAG TCGTAGGAACAGGAACAGGGATGGTGTCTCCCAGCAGGACACCCGGcaccctgtctctgtctccggCTCGAGTCCCTGACGTGGATCCCATTGATGCCGCTGCTCACCTGCAGCTCCTGGGCGAGTCCCTGTCTCTGATTGGACACCGGCTACAGGAGACAGAG ggcATGGTGGCAGTGTCCGGGAGTCTGTCTGTTCTTCTGGACTCCATCCTCTGTGCACTGGGACCGCTGGTCTGTCTCACGGCTCAGATACCAAAGCTAAACGGGTGTCCTCGTACGGTCCTG TCTAACACGTTGGACAACATCGCCTACATCATGCCGGGTCTCTGA